The following are encoded together in the Panicum virgatum strain AP13 chromosome 6K, P.virgatum_v5, whole genome shotgun sequence genome:
- the LOC120711197 gene encoding NAC domain-containing protein 43-like, with product MSISVNGQSCVPPGFRFHPTEEELLNYYLRKKVASQEIDLDVIRDVDLNKLEPWDIQEKCKIGSGPQNDWYFFSHKDKKYPTGTRTNRATAAGFWKATGRDKAIYNAVKRIGMRKTLVFYKGRAPHGQKSDWIMHEYRLDDPGAVVSGDDAAATVAAAAAASSDAGQEDGWVVCRVFKKKHHHKESGSGGGGRHGSGRVGDGGKSAAAAHRGLQYSSSDDTLDQILQYMGRSFKQEHEQVLSPQGGGAGPRYLRPIDTVLGGHGFMKLPPLESPSAAALTPHLSAAGDAEAASAGDDLLHGAGTANGITDWAMMDRLVASHLNGQAADPAAPPASHHQLCFDDGPGADDDADGLAFYAAATTRLHAGGGSSDDDLWSFTRSSARPGAATSTERLSHVSL from the exons ATGAGCATCTCGGTGAACGGGCAGTCGTGCGTGCCGCCGGGGTTCCGGTTCCACCCCACGGAGGAGGAGCTGCTCAACTACTACCTCCGCAAGAAGGTCGCCTCCCAGGAGATCGACCTCGACGTCATCCGCGACGTCGACCTCAACAAGCTCGAGCCATGGGACATCCAAG AGAAATGTAAGATCGGGTCCGGGCCGCAGAACGACTGGTACTTCTTCAGCCACAAGGACAAGAAGTACCCTACGGGGACGCGCACGAACCGCGCCACGGCGGCCGGCTTCTGGAAGGCCACCGGCCGCGACAAGGCCATCTACAACGCCGTCAAGCGCATCGGCATGCGCAAGACGCTCGTCTTCTACAAGGGCCGCGCCCCGCACGGCCAGAAGTCCGACTGGATCATGCACGAGTACCGCCTCGACGACCCGGGAGCCGTCGTCTCcggcgacgacgccgccgccacg gtcgccgctgctgctgccgcgtcGTCGGACGCCGGCCAGGAGGACGGCTGGGTGGTGTGCAGGGTGTTCAAGAAGAAGCACCACCACAAAGAGTCGGGaagcgggggcggcggcaggcaCGGCAGCGGTCGAGTGGGCGACGGCGGcaagtcggcggcggcggcgcaccgcggCCTGCAGTACTCCTCCAGCGACGACACGCTCGACCAGATCCTGCAGTACATGGGCAGGTCGTTCAAGCAGGAGCACGAGCAGGTCCTCTCgccgcagggcggcggcgcggggccgagGTACCTCCGGCCCATCGATACCGTGCTGGGCGGGCACGGGTTCATGAAGCTGCCCCCGCTGGAGAGCCCGTCGGCGGCCGCGCTGACGCCGCACCTCTCGGCagccggcgacgcggaggcggCGTCCGCCGGGGacgacctcctccacggcgccggGACGGCGAACGGGATCACAGACTGGGCCATGATGGACCGGCTGGTGGCGTCGCACCTCAACGGGCAGGCGGCcgaccccgccgcgccgccggcgagccaccaccaGCTCTGCTTCGACGACGGCcccggcgccgacgacgacgcggaCGGGCTCGCCTtctacgccgccgccaccacgagGCTCCACGCCGGTGGCGGCTCCAGCGACGACGACCTGTGGAGCTTCACGCGGTCGTCGGCTCGGCCGGGCGCTGCCACGTCGACGGAGCGGCTGAGCCACGTGTCGCTGTAG